In Deltaproteobacteria bacterium, the following proteins share a genomic window:
- a CDS encoding PLP-dependent aminotransferase family protein, producing MLIPIERKAREPVAAQIAAYLRRAIEAGRLEPGAKLEPIRVLAKQLGLNRETVATAYRELEQLGLTEAAVGRGTFVLGPSASTLSGVGAARSDERSFEPVFSRACETARASAVARIDYSAPPGAIHFERLIPDAGLYPHEAFRKALNVALAKGGPALYDYGDPRGHEGLRRALVERMARSGIEADSDGVVITAGATQGFAIAARIFCDAGDAVAVESPTYPWAFATLAALGLRAAPIPLAPDGLDLDRLDAVLAQRNVRLIYTMPSFHNPTGTSSDLAHRRRLLEIAARHGVPILEDDFEKDLRVRGRGAPPLRALDRHGIVSYLGTFSKTLFPAARVGWLFAPPAIAAAAVFAKRTMDLTTSPLLQAGLAVFLREGSYDRHLRRVVKQLEARLEAAEGALARHLPDGSSFSRSEGGFLVWVTLPDAIDSSALLDDAKRAGVVYAPGELFYPDGRRSSCLRLSVANTSVAEIERGVAVLGEVARAALARGRRRAAEVVHV from the coding sequence ATGCTGATCCCCATCGAGCGCAAGGCGCGCGAGCCGGTGGCCGCCCAGATCGCGGCGTACCTGCGCCGGGCGATCGAGGCGGGCCGGCTCGAGCCGGGAGCCAAGCTCGAGCCGATCCGCGTGCTCGCGAAGCAGCTCGGCCTGAACCGCGAGACCGTCGCCACGGCGTATCGCGAGCTCGAGCAGCTCGGCCTGACCGAAGCCGCGGTCGGACGCGGCACCTTCGTGCTCGGGCCCTCGGCCTCGACACTCTCGGGTGTCGGAGCCGCGCGCTCCGACGAGCGCAGCTTCGAGCCCGTCTTCTCGCGCGCGTGCGAGACCGCGCGCGCGTCGGCCGTGGCGAGGATCGACTACAGCGCGCCGCCGGGCGCGATCCACTTCGAGCGGCTGATCCCCGACGCCGGGCTCTACCCGCACGAAGCCTTCCGGAAGGCGCTGAACGTCGCGCTCGCGAAGGGCGGGCCCGCTCTGTACGACTACGGCGATCCGCGCGGGCACGAAGGGCTCCGGCGCGCGCTGGTCGAGCGGATGGCGCGCTCGGGAATCGAGGCCGACAGCGACGGCGTCGTGATCACGGCCGGCGCGACGCAGGGCTTCGCGATCGCCGCGCGGATCTTCTGCGACGCCGGCGACGCGGTCGCGGTGGAGTCGCCGACCTATCCCTGGGCCTTCGCGACGCTGGCGGCGCTCGGCCTTCGCGCCGCGCCGATCCCGCTCGCGCCCGACGGGCTCGACCTCGACCGGCTCGACGCCGTGCTCGCACAGCGCAACGTCCGCCTGATCTACACCATGCCGAGCTTCCACAACCCCACCGGGACCTCGAGCGACCTCGCGCACCGCAGGCGTCTGCTCGAGATCGCCGCCCGGCACGGCGTGCCGATCCTCGAGGACGACTTCGAGAAGGACCTGCGCGTGCGCGGGCGGGGCGCCCCGCCGCTCCGCGCGCTCGACCGGCACGGGATCGTCTCGTACCTGGGCACGTTCTCGAAGACGCTCTTCCCCGCCGCGCGCGTCGGCTGGCTCTTCGCGCCGCCCGCGATCGCGGCCGCGGCGGTGTTCGCCAAGCGGACCATGGATCTGACCACGAGCCCGCTGCTGCAAGCGGGGCTCGCGGTGTTCCTGCGCGAGGGCAGCTACGACCGGCACCTGCGCCGCGTGGTGAAGCAGCTCGAGGCGCGCCTCGAGGCCGCGGAGGGCGCGCTCGCCCGCCATCTGCCGGACGGCTCGAGCTTCTCGCGCAGCGAGGGCGGCTTTCTGGTCTGGGTGACCCTCCCCGACGCGATCGACTCCTCCGCCCTGCTCGACGATGCCAAGCGCGCGGGCGTCGTCTACGCGCCGGGCGAGCTCTTCTACCCGGACGGGCGGCGCTCGTCGTGCCTGCGCCTGTCGGTGGCGAACACATCCGTCGCCGAGATCGAGCGCGGTGTCGCGGTCCTGGGCGAGGTCGCGCGCGCGGCGCTGGCTCGCGGGAGACGGCGCGCGGCCGAGGTCGTCCATGTCTAG
- a CDS encoding DUF3332 family protein, producing the protein MTHNISLHRGWLGRVITITVLSVFVPLTTTACFGTFPLARKVYRWNASVHSDKWIRWLVFLLINVIPVYAGAAILDMVFSNSVEFWTGRNPMAAAPGSTKLVEGPNGERALMTLREDRAIDVRITAPGVPEQRFVLVHEVDAIAAYDADGKLVARAGEGSDGEPTLLGAVIAR; encoded by the coding sequence ATGACTCACAACATCTCTCTCCATCGTGGCTGGCTGGGTCGTGTGATCACCATCACCGTGCTCTCGGTCTTCGTTCCGCTCACGACGACCGCGTGCTTCGGAACCTTCCCGCTCGCGCGAAAGGTCTACCGCTGGAATGCCAGCGTCCACTCCGACAAGTGGATCCGCTGGCTCGTCTTCTTGCTGATCAACGTGATTCCGGTCTACGCGGGCGCGGCGATTCTCGACATGGTCTTCTCGAACTCGGTCGAGTTCTGGACCGGCCGCAACCCGATGGCCGCCGCGCCCGGCAGCACCAAGCTCGTCGAGGGTCCGAACGGCGAGCGGGCGCTCATGACCCTGCGCGAGGATCGCGCGATCGACGTGCGGATCACCGCGCCCGGCGTTCCCGAGCAGCGCTTCGTGCTCGTGCACGAGGTCGACGCGATCGCGGCCTACGACGCGGACGGGAAGCTCGTGGCGCGCGCGGGCGAGGGCTCGGACGGAGAGCCCACGCTCCTCGGCGCGGTGATCGCCCGCTAG
- a CDS encoding alpha/beta hydrolase, giving the protein MPLLDRTTGRYLHLDVAGVRYRVYFEESGRGVPLLLQHTAGSDGRQWRHLLEDPWLGERFRVLAWDLPYHGKSLPPDGVAWWRQPYQLTLAFFLDFIERFSSELALTRPVFMGCSMGGHIAVDLARFRPGLCRAVIGVEAASRTESGSLDFLDHPRIGNDVKADLMLGLTGPTAPESRRREIGWGYAQGAPSVFRGDLHFYGEEHDLRGEASRIDTSRTSVYVLSGEYDWSATPAASRELAREIPGAEFVFMPGLGHFPMAEDPDAFRGHLRPVLEKILAKE; this is encoded by the coding sequence ATGCCGCTCCTCGACCGCACGACGGGACGCTATCTGCACCTGGACGTCGCCGGCGTGCGCTACCGCGTCTACTTCGAGGAGAGCGGGCGGGGCGTGCCGCTGCTGCTGCAGCACACGGCCGGCTCGGACGGCCGGCAGTGGCGCCACCTGCTCGAGGATCCGTGGCTCGGCGAGCGCTTCCGCGTCCTGGCCTGGGATCTTCCGTATCACGGGAAGTCGCTGCCACCGGACGGTGTCGCGTGGTGGCGGCAGCCCTACCAGCTCACGCTGGCGTTCTTCCTGGACTTCATCGAGCGGTTCTCGAGCGAGCTGGCGCTCACCCGGCCCGTCTTCATGGGCTGCTCGATGGGCGGGCACATCGCGGTCGATCTCGCGCGCTTCCGCCCCGGGCTCTGCCGTGCGGTGATCGGGGTCGAGGCGGCCTCGCGGACCGAGTCCGGAAGCCTCGACTTCCTCGACCACCCGCGAATCGGAAACGACGTGAAGGCCGACCTGATGCTCGGGCTCACCGGCCCCACCGCCCCCGAGTCGCGACGACGCGAGATCGGCTGGGGCTACGCGCAGGGCGCGCCCTCGGTCTTCCGCGGCGATCTGCACTTCTACGGCGAGGAGCACGATCTGCGCGGCGAGGCGTCGCGAATCGACACCTCGCGCACTTCCGTGTACGTGCTCTCGGGCGAGTACGACTGGAGCGCGACCCCGGCGGCCTCGCGGGAGCTCGCGCGCGAGATCCCCGGCGCGGAGTTCGTGTTCATGCCGGGCCTGGGTCACTTCCCGATGGCCGAGGACCCGGACGCCTTTCGCGGCCACCTGCGGCCGGTGCTCGAGAAAATTCTCGCGAAGGAGTGA
- a CDS encoding TetR/AcrR family transcriptional regulator: protein MGAGRLATAESGSSRSPRAPPSRARRFTGPSAPCYKGRASNTVRRPARCSMIRTDSTPALRRRSRQREEARRAILDASESIVLEGGFEALSIRRLSALCGYAAPTIYHYFRDKPAIVDALLEERCRRLVLALRRVRRGRCPFADALALYRAFARFGRAHPAHYRLLTARRDPGIAPPAAFEEARALLERPLHELAASGGLRACSVETAAHAVFALLHGLVWLQSDRGDIALPPDLFDAALGAMLRGFASSPPDSSRSGARA, encoded by the coding sequence ATGGGGGCGGGCCGCCTGGCGACGGCGGAGTCTGGTTCTTCGAGGTCGCCTCGCGCGCCCCCTAGCCGAGCCCGCCGTTTTACCGGGCCGTCCGCGCCGTGCTACAAGGGGCGAGCCTCGAACACTGTTCGACGGCCTGCACGGTGTTCGATGATCCGGACCGACTCCACCCCCGCGCTCCGCAGACGTTCCCGGCAGCGTGAGGAGGCGCGGCGAGCGATCCTCGACGCGAGCGAATCGATCGTTCTCGAAGGCGGCTTCGAGGCGCTCTCGATCCGGCGCCTGTCGGCGCTGTGCGGCTACGCCGCGCCGACGATCTACCACTACTTCCGCGACAAGCCGGCAATCGTCGACGCGCTGCTCGAAGAGCGATGCCGCCGGCTCGTCCTCGCGCTGCGTCGCGTCCGCCGCGGCCGTTGCCCGTTCGCCGACGCGTTGGCCCTCTACCGGGCATTCGCGCGCTTCGGGCGCGCGCACCCGGCGCACTACCGGCTGCTCACCGCGCGACGCGATCCCGGAATCGCTCCGCCGGCCGCGTTCGAAGAGGCGCGCGCCCTGCTCGAGCGGCCGCTGCACGAGCTCGCGGCCTCCGGGGGCTTGCGCGCCTGCTCCGTCGAGACGGCGGCGCATGCGGTCTTCGCGCTGCTCCACGGTCTGGTCTGGCTGCAGAGCGACCGTGGCGACATCGCCCTCCCACCCGACCTCTTCGACGCGGCGCTCGGCGCGATGCTGAGAGGCTTCGCGTCCAGTCCACCCGATTCGAGCCGGAGCGGAGCCCGCGCATGA